CCTACATGATGACGGACCTATTGCGAGGCGTGATTGAGCGGGGAACCGCTAAGTCCGCCAACATCGGTCGACCGGCCGCCGGTAAGACCGGTACCTCTCAGGACTATACCAATGGTTGGTTTGTGGGGTATACTCCGGAACTATCCACCGCGATCTGGCTGGGTAATGACCGCCAGTCCGAGGAAATGGTGTATAACGGGGTAAGGTATGGCAGCTGGAATGCTGCGGCCATTTGGGGAGACTATATGCGCAAGGTGATGCAGGGTCGACCCATTACCAATTTCACCAAGCCCGATGGAATTGTTGAGGGTATTCTCATCGATACCAAGACGGGGCTGTTGGCAAAGGCCAATGCCGGAATTCCCGAAGATGAGTTGAGATACGAGATCTTTATCAAGGGAACGGAGCCCACAGAGGAGTCACCCCGGATGTCCACGGGATTGGAGCGGGCCACAGACTTGCTCAAGGGTCTGTGGGATCGACTTCTTAATGGGGGTTCGACTCAGAGACCGCCCAAGATCCTGGATGAGCCGGAGTCCTTCTTGACCGATCCAGAAGAAGAGGCAGAGCCCGATCCTTCGCCACCGAACTCAGGCGAAACCGGCGGCTTGCCTGAAGGCTTTTACTGGTATCTCGATGGTGACATCTAGTAGGGTAAAGTCCAGGGCAAACTAGGATTGTCAAAGGATTGTCAAGAGGGAATTTACGTGCTATAATCGGTGTCAACTAGAGTCAGCAAAGAATGTAGCGATGAGATTAGATGACAAGCGATGACAAGGAGAAGTAATCGGCAACCCTGCTGTAGAGAGCCGATGGTTGGTGCAAATCGGTGCAGGACCCGGTGAAATACACCTTGGAGCTGCCTCCTGAAGATGCCGCCATGGCGGGATATAGTAGGGAAGGCCGTGGGGGAGCGTTAATCCTTGAATCGAGGGGAGCAACGAGATCAGTTGCTCAATTAGGGTGGTACCGCGGAGCCTTCCGTCCCTACCGGGGAATGGAAGGCTCCTTTCAGTTTTAGGTCAGTGAGCTTCATTTGCCAAGAAAGAGGGATGATGCTATGAGATTGGGAGAACTTCCCTTGTCAGAGGAATTAGCTCTGATTAAGCGGGGTACGGAGGAGATCTTTCCAGAAGAAGAGTTGGTGGCTAAACTGAAAAAGGCCCGCAGTACGGGAAAGCCTCTACGGGTCAAGTTGGGAGTTGACCCCACAGGGACTGACCTGCACTTGGGTCATTTGATCCCCGTTCTGAAATTACGTCAGTTTCAGGAACTGGGACATCAAGCGGTGCTGATCATTGGAGATTACACCGCCACGGTGGGGGATCCCACGGGACGTAATCAGGCTCGACCCCAGCTGAGCCATGAAGAGGTATTGGCAAACTGCCGGACCTATCAGGAACAGGTGTTCAAAGTCTTGGATCCGGAGAAGACCGAGATTGTGTATAACGGCGATTGGTTCAGCAAGATGGGTTTTCAGGATGTTGTGAAGCTAATGTCCCAAATGACCCTGGCCCGCATGCTGGAGAGAGAGGACTTTGCCAATCGCTATCAGAGTCAGACCCCCATTAGTCTCCATGAACTGATGTATCCTCTGATGCAGGGGTACGATTCCTATGCCATTGACGCGGATATCGAGTTGGGAGGAATCGACCAGAAGTTCAACATCCTGGTGGGCAGAGATATCCAGCGCAGTCTCGGACGGGAGCCTCAGGTGGGTGTCTGCAGTCCAATTCTCCTGGGTACCGATGGCAATGAGAAAATGAGTAAGAGCTTGGGCAACTACATCGGTATCAACGAGACACCGGCGGAAATGTACGGCCAGGTGATGTCCCTGCCCGACGAGTTGATGATCACCTATTTTGAGCTGGTCACCACGCTGCCGATGGAGGAAGTGGCTCAGATCCAAAGGGGCCTTGAGGACAACAGCCTCCATCCCCGGGATGTCAAGCGCCGGCTCGCTCGGCTGATCGTTGCCCGGTTCCACGGAGAAGAAGCAGCGGCAGCCGCCGAAGTAGAGTTTGACCGGGTCTTTCGGCAACGGGAGCTGCCCGAGGATATTCCCGAATTTACGGTCACAGATGACATGCTCACCGATGGACAGATCTGGATCGTGGGTCTGCTCTCTGGGGCTGGTTTGGTCCCCTCAAACAGTGAGGGTCGCCGGATGATTCGGCAGGGTGGAGTCAAACTGGATGGGCAAGTGATCACCGATGAGAACTTGCAGGTCAAACCTGTGGAGGGTATGGTGATTCAGGTGGGCAAACGAAGATTTGCTAAAATCCTGGTGGGATAGGCAATTTGTACTCCCCATGGGCATAGGATGTAGGGGACGGGTGGTGTGCCAAGATGGGGAAGTGGAATCCGGTTAGGCCTGGGCTGAGACCAGCGAATCGAGAACAACGGATGAGTCATGTGCGCATGTTCCTTAGTTTACTCCTGTTCTTAGTCGTGACCCTGTCCACAATTGGGGCCTGGTATGTGGATCTGCGGATGCGACCCTCCATTGAGGGATGGGCCAAGCAGCGGGCAGTCAATATCGCCACCCGCTCCATTAACCTAGCAGTGCAAACGATTATGGCCAACAATATCGACTCCAGCAACTTGATTTTGCTGCAGCGAGATATCTCCAACCGGATTGTTGGGATCAGCTTTGAATGGGGAGAAATTAATCGAATCAGTTCCGACATGACCAAGCAGATCCAGGATGCTTTGAATACCATCAGAGCTGAAGAGTTAGGTATTCCCTTGGGTACGGTGACGGGCCTTGAGTTTCTCGCAGCTCGAGGCCCCCGCATTCCCGTTCGTATCGTTCCCGTAGGCTCTGTAGACACTTCTCCTGAAATGGAATTTCGGGAGAAGGG
The DNA window shown above is from Bacillota bacterium and carries:
- a CDS encoding tyrosine--tRNA ligase, which codes for MRLGELPLSEELALIKRGTEEIFPEEELVAKLKKARSTGKPLRVKLGVDPTGTDLHLGHLIPVLKLRQFQELGHQAVLIIGDYTATVGDPTGRNQARPQLSHEEVLANCRTYQEQVFKVLDPEKTEIVYNGDWFSKMGFQDVVKLMSQMTLARMLEREDFANRYQSQTPISLHELMYPLMQGYDSYAIDADIELGGIDQKFNILVGRDIQRSLGREPQVGVCSPILLGTDGNEKMSKSLGNYIGINETPAEMYGQVMSLPDELMITYFELVTTLPMEEVAQIQRGLEDNSLHPRDVKRRLARLIVARFHGEEAAAAAEVEFDRVFRQRELPEDIPEFTVTDDMLTDGQIWIVGLLSGAGLVPSNSEGRRMIRQGGVKLDGQVITDENLQVKPVEGMVIQVGKRRFAKILVG
- the yunB gene encoding sporulation protein YunB, producing MGKWNPVRPGLRPANREQRMSHVRMFLSLLLFLVVTLSTIGAWYVDLRMRPSIEGWAKQRAVNIATRSINLAVQTIMANNIDSSNLILLQRDISNRIVGISFEWGEINRISSDMTKQIQDALNTIRAEELGIPLGTVTGLEFLAARGPRIPVRIVPVGSVDTSPEMEFREKGINQTLYTMYLNVNVKIQVIVPFMSTTVPVSSKVPVVEQIIVGDVPNVYLNWRPTQRELEQLQPLLIEGHSGATDGSMPFLLEPLQ